In a genomic window of Salminus brasiliensis chromosome 12, fSalBra1.hap2, whole genome shotgun sequence:
- the LOC140573818 gene encoding retinal cone rhodopsin-sensitive cGMP 3',5'-cyclic phosphodiesterase subunit gamma — MTSNSSSSSSVSDVSSCPTRAVNGPTTPRKGPLKFKQRMTRHFKSKPPKKGVKGFGDEIPGMEGLGTDYTVVCPWEAFSHLELHELAQYGII, encoded by the exons ATGACatcaaacagcagcagcagcagcagtgttagTGATGTGTCAAGCTGCCCAACTCGGGCAGTCAATGGACCCACCACACCCAGGAAAGGACCACTGAAGTTCAAGCAGAGGATGACCAGGCACTTCAAGAGCAAGCCGCCTAAGAAAGGAGTCAAAGG aTTTGGAGATGAAATCCCTGGAATGGAGGGTCTCGGCACTG ATTACACTGTGGTGTGTCCCTGGGAGGCCTTCAGCCACCTGGAGCTACACGAGCTGGCTCAGTACGGCATCATCTGA